Below is a window of Saccharomonospora viridis DSM 43017 DNA.
GCGAGTGAGATCGCGAGCCCGGCCACGTTGCTCAACCCGTTCGACGTCTTCCCGCTACTCGGTGCCGTGCCGGACGCGCTCACGCTCGACGAGGACGATCATCTGCACCACCTGGTGGCGTTGGCGTGGGCGATGCGGGGGATCGGCGGCGGGGGAGTGGTCACCACCACCGTGCCTGTCACCTCCGCCTCGGCCGAGAACTGGGATCCGGCGAAGTCGGAGGCGTTGTTCGAGGCGTTGCGCACCGACTCGCCGATCCCGGAGGAAGTCCTCATGGAGTGAGCCTCGGTGTCGGCTGGGGAGGCCGTCCTGCGATCGGGCCTTCCACGACCGTGACACCGGGTCGGGGACCGGGCGGGGCTTGCCGGTCGCGTCGATCGCGACGAACGTCGACTGAGCGGTCGCGACCTCCGTCCGCGGCCCCGAGGTGTTCCATCGTTCGGAGGCCACCCTGACGGCGGTGGTCATCGAAGTCCGCCCGACCCGCTCCGATTCGGCGTGCACGCTGAGCGGGTCACCGGCTCGTACCGGGGGCGCGGAAGGTCATCCGGTCCACCGACGCGGTCACCGCGGGCCGCCGACGTGACGGGCCGCGGCGGCCGTGGCATCGTCGATCAGCTTCATCACCACACCGCCGTGGATGGTGCCGTACAGGTTGATGTCACCCTCGCTCATGATGTGAGCGAGGGTGACCTGGGAATCGTCCGCGGCGGGATGACACTGTGCGCGTGGGCGCGCACGGGCAGCGGGCAGGTCTTCGGACTCGTAGGCGTGTTCGATCGCTTCCGGAAGGTCGAAGGACGGACGCTACCGGCCGTCGCTTCCCAGGCCGGAGGCCCAGTGCTCTATGACGGCGGTCGTTTCCCACTCACCGCTGCGAGGCAGTCCCGGACTCACACCGGGCTCCCTCTTGCGACGCCCCGAGGGGCGACCCCACTGCCGAACCCACTGCGCACCTCACCTTACGTCGTGGGGCCGAGGTTCCGGCGGTCCACTCACACCGCCCACACCGAGTCGGAACACCGTTGCGGTGCCCTGCCACGGGCGCGGTGGTCAGGCTCCCTTCCGGGCACGCAGCACGTCCAGTGCCTTGTCGGCGTGGACGGACATGCGGAACTCGCTGCGGATGACGGCGAGGATCGTGCGATCGGTGTCGATCACGAACGTATGCCGTTTGGTGCGCAACGGGCCG
It encodes the following:
- a CDS encoding hotdog domain-containing protein; translated protein: MSEGDINLYGTIHGGVVMKLIDDATAAAARHVGGPR